A stretch of the Streptomyces sp. WMMB303 genome encodes the following:
- the rsmH gene encoding 16S rRNA (cytosine(1402)-N(4))-methyltransferase RsmH, with protein sequence MTTNERPVGERHNPVMLRRTLDLLAPALAEPGATVVDCTLGLGGHSEALLSTFPAARLVGLDRDPAALELAGERLAPYADRATLVHAVYDELPQVLSRLEVPRVQGVLFDLGVSSLQLDEADRGFAYAQDAPLDMRMDQTSGPGAAEVLNTYPPGDLVRILRSYGEEKQARRIVEAIVREREKEPFTRSGRLVEVIREALPQAAKRTGGNPAKRTFQALRIEVNGELAVLERALPAALEALAVGGRMVVLAYHSLEDRLAKQLFATGSRNTAPPGLPVVPEQYQPRLRLLTRGAEVPTDEEIAENRRAAPARLRAAQRIREAT encoded by the coding sequence GTGACCACCAACGAGCGGCCCGTCGGCGAACGCCACAATCCGGTGATGCTCCGGCGCACCCTGGACCTGCTCGCTCCCGCGCTGGCGGAGCCCGGCGCGACCGTCGTCGACTGCACCCTGGGCCTGGGTGGCCACAGCGAGGCGCTGCTGTCGACCTTCCCGGCGGCCCGCCTCGTCGGCCTGGACCGGGACCCGGCCGCACTCGAACTCGCGGGCGAACGGCTGGCCCCCTACGCCGACCGGGCCACGCTGGTGCACGCCGTCTACGACGAACTGCCACAGGTGCTCTCCCGGCTGGAGGTGCCGCGCGTCCAGGGGGTCCTGTTCGACCTGGGGGTCTCCTCGCTCCAGTTGGACGAGGCCGACCGCGGCTTCGCCTACGCCCAGGACGCGCCGCTGGACATGCGGATGGACCAGACGAGCGGGCCCGGCGCGGCCGAGGTGCTCAACACCTACCCGCCCGGCGACCTGGTGCGCATCCTGCGCTCCTACGGCGAGGAGAAGCAGGCCCGCCGCATCGTCGAGGCCATCGTGCGGGAGCGCGAGAAGGAGCCGTTCACCCGCAGCGGCCGGCTGGTCGAGGTGATCCGGGAGGCGCTGCCGCAGGCCGCCAAGCGCACCGGCGGCAATCCGGCCAAGCGCACCTTCCAGGCGCTGCGCATCGAGGTCAACGGGGAGTTGGCGGTGCTGGAGCGGGCCCTGCCCGCCGCGCTGGAGGCGCTCGCGGTCGGCGGCCGGATGGTCGTCCTCGCCTACCACTCACTGGAGGACCGGCTGGCCAAACAACTGTTCGCCACCGGCTCCCGGAACACGGCGCCACCCGGGCTGCCCGTCGTGCCCGAGCAGTACCAGCCCCGGCTGCGGCTGCTGACCCGCGGCGCCGAGGTGCCCACCGACGAGGAGATCGCCGAGAACCGGCGGGCGGCGCCGGCGCGGCTGCGCGCCGCCCAGCGGATCAGGGAGGCGACATGA
- a CDS encoding penicillin-binding protein 2 → MSERPRESERGARRSPGTASGPERTPDRNRTADRGRAAKPRRVPGPGRPATAAASRGARPSAARRGGGARPPRGGAARLRLVNPRPRLRLVAVGLTLVMLVFTVRLLQVQAVDASAYADKAAVNRYITVPLAAERGTITARDGSALASTVDAHDITADPYLFSPEQTKIEDAPERAAELLAPLLGKKPAELAGKLSRKGTRYVLLARQQSPQTWRKVKKLKARLAEEAAAAPEGGKPDVLAGIYQEKHAKRVYPNKELAATVLGFVNSAGKGGAGLEAKLNGTLAGEDGKVTYAQSGGRQVPTAGVREQAAEPGSDVELTLDRDIQWSAQQAISDQVAESHADSGYVVVQDTRTGQLLGMASAPGFDPNDIRGAQVDSFGSPAVQDAYEPGSTSKVMSMAAVLEEGKATPRTAVTVPNRLKRADRSFADDIDHPTWHLTLNGVLAKSSNIGTILATEQLGSTQRQANKVLYRYLRKFGIGRPTGLGFPGETDGLLAEPGKWSASQQYTIPFGQGLSLNAVQAASIYSTIANGGERIAPTLVRGTTGPDGRFRPADAPDKRRVVSEKTAKTLARMLESVVSDMEGTGTTAKIPGYRVAGKTGTANRVDPETGRYHGYTSSFAGFAPADKPRITVYCAVQNPKKGSYFGSDVCGPVYKKVMKFSLKTLQIPPTGAEPAKLPVSAGKSRND, encoded by the coding sequence ATGAGCGAACGTCCCCGCGAGTCGGAGCGCGGCGCCCGCCGGAGCCCCGGGACGGCGTCCGGGCCGGAGCGCACCCCCGACCGGAACCGCACCGCCGACCGGGGCCGGGCCGCGAAGCCGCGCCGGGTCCCCGGGCCGGGCCGGCCGGCCACCGCAGCGGCGTCCCGCGGCGCACGGCCCTCCGCGGCGCGCCGGGGCGGCGGCGCACGTCCCCCGCGGGGCGGCGCGGCCCGGCTGCGGCTGGTGAACCCGCGGCCCCGGCTGCGGCTGGTCGCCGTAGGGCTGACGCTGGTCATGCTGGTCTTCACGGTGCGGCTGCTGCAGGTCCAGGCCGTGGACGCGAGCGCGTACGCGGACAAGGCCGCCGTCAACCGCTACATCACCGTCCCCCTCGCGGCCGAGCGGGGCACCATCACCGCCCGGGACGGCTCCGCGCTGGCGAGCACCGTGGACGCCCACGACATCACCGCCGATCCGTATCTGTTCAGCCCGGAGCAGACGAAGATCGAGGACGCCCCCGAGCGGGCCGCCGAACTGCTGGCGCCGCTGCTCGGCAAGAAGCCCGCCGAGCTGGCCGGGAAGCTCTCGCGGAAGGGTACCCGCTATGTGCTGCTCGCCCGGCAGCAGAGCCCGCAGACCTGGCGCAAGGTCAAGAAGCTCAAGGCGCGGCTCGCCGAGGAGGCCGCGGCGGCGCCCGAGGGCGGGAAGCCCGACGTGCTGGCCGGGATCTATCAGGAGAAGCACGCCAAACGGGTCTACCCGAACAAGGAGCTGGCCGCCACGGTCCTCGGCTTCGTCAACTCCGCGGGCAAGGGCGGCGCCGGTCTGGAGGCGAAGCTGAACGGCACGCTGGCGGGGGAGGACGGCAAGGTCACCTACGCCCAGTCCGGCGGCCGCCAGGTCCCCACCGCGGGCGTCCGCGAGCAGGCGGCCGAGCCGGGTTCCGACGTGGAGCTCACCCTGGACCGCGACATCCAGTGGTCCGCGCAGCAGGCCATCTCCGACCAGGTGGCCGAGTCGCACGCCGACAGCGGCTATGTCGTCGTGCAGGACACCAGGACCGGCCAGTTGCTCGGCATGGCCAGCGCGCCGGGCTTCGACCCGAACGACATCCGCGGTGCGCAGGTCGACTCCTTCGGCAGCCCCGCGGTCCAGGACGCCTACGAGCCCGGCTCCACCAGCAAGGTGATGTCGATGGCGGCGGTCCTGGAGGAGGGCAAGGCCACTCCCCGGACGGCGGTCACGGTGCCCAACCGGCTCAAGCGCGCCGACCGGTCCTTCGCCGACGACATCGACCACCCCACCTGGCACCTGACCCTCAACGGCGTCCTGGCCAAATCCAGCAACATCGGCACCATCCTCGCCACCGAGCAGCTCGGCAGCACGCAGCGGCAGGCCAACAAGGTCCTCTACCGCTATCTGCGCAAGTTCGGCATCGGCCGGCCCACCGGGCTCGGCTTCCCCGGCGAGACCGACGGCCTGCTGGCCGAACCCGGGAAGTGGAGCGCCTCCCAGCAGTACACGATCCCCTTCGGGCAGGGACTGTCCCTCAACGCCGTGCAGGCCGCCTCCATCTACTCCACCATCGCCAACGGCGGGGAGCGGATCGCCCCCACACTCGTCCGCGGCACCACCGGCCCGGACGGCCGATTCCGGCCCGCCGACGCACCGGACAAGCGCCGGGTCGTCAGCGAGAAGACGGCCAAGACCCTCGCCCGGATGCTGGAATCCGTGGTCTCCGACATGGAGGGCACCGGAACCACCGCCAAGATCCCCGGCTACCGCGTCGCGGGGAAGACCGGTACGGCCAACCGGGTGGATCCCGAGACCGGCCGCTACCACGGCTACACCTCCTCCTTCGCCGGGTTCGCGCCCGCCGACAAGCCCCGGATCACCGTCTACTGCGCCGTCCAGAACCCCAAGAAGGGCAGCTACTTCGGCAGCGACGTGTGCGGTCCCGTCTACAAGAAGGTCATGAAGTTCTCCCTCAAGACCCTGCAGATCCCCCCGACCGGGGCCGAGCCCGCGAAGCTGCCCGTGAGCGCGGGGAAGAGCCGGAACGACTGA
- a CDS encoding carbonic anhydrase, with product MSIPTPDPQSAPSVTDEIVTANQEYADDFTDPGMDAPPVRSVAVVACMDARLDLPAALGLELGDCHTIRNAGGVVTDDVIRSLTISQRALGTRSVVLVHHTNCGLLNLTEDFRHELELEVGQRPSWAVESFKDLDQDVRQSVERVRTSPFLPHRDDVRGFVFDITTGLLREVAPA from the coding sequence ATGTCGATACCCACACCTGACCCGCAGTCCGCACCGTCCGTGACCGACGAGATCGTCACCGCGAACCAGGAGTACGCGGACGACTTCACCGACCCCGGCATGGACGCCCCCCCGGTCCGCTCAGTCGCCGTCGTCGCCTGCATGGACGCCCGTCTGGACCTGCCCGCCGCGCTGGGGCTGGAGCTGGGCGACTGCCACACCATCCGGAACGCGGGCGGTGTGGTCACCGACGACGTCATCCGCTCCCTCACCATCAGCCAGCGCGCCCTGGGCACCCGTTCCGTGGTCCTCGTCCACCACACCAACTGCGGACTGCTCAACCTCACCGAGGATTTCCGCCACGAACTGGAACTGGAAGTGGGCCAGCGGCCGTCCTGGGCAGTCGAGTCCTTCAAGGATCTGGACCAGGACGTGCGCCAGTCCGTCGAACGGGTACGGACCTCGCCCTTCCTGCCGCACCGGGACGACGTCCGCGGCTTCGTCTTCGACATCACGACGGGCCTGCTGCGCGAGGTCGCCCCGGCCTGA
- a CDS encoding septum formation initiator family protein, whose product MTAQRRLARLARLVPVGGSPAARAPFVLLIVLLLGSGLLALLLLNASLNKGSFQLSRLEKQTEELTDQQQALQQEVDGYSAPDRLEERAREQGLVPSGTPVFLDPDGTVRGDPRPARGGREDP is encoded by the coding sequence ATGACAGCGCAGCGACGCTTGGCGCGGTTGGCCCGGCTGGTCCCCGTCGGGGGGTCGCCGGCCGCCCGCGCCCCGTTCGTCCTGCTGATCGTCCTGCTGCTGGGCAGCGGCCTGCTGGCCCTGCTGCTGCTGAACGCTTCCCTGAACAAGGGCTCCTTCCAGCTCAGCAGACTGGAGAAGCAGACGGAGGAGCTGACCGACCAGCAGCAGGCCCTCCAGCAGGAGGTGGACGGCTACTCCGCGCCGGACCGGCTGGAGGAGCGGGCCCGGGAGCAGGGCCTGGTCCCCAGCGGCACCCCCGTCTTCCTGGACCCCGACGGCACCGTGCGCGGCGATCCCCGCCCGGCGCGTGGTGGGCGGGAGGACCCATGA
- the murF gene encoding UDP-N-acetylmuramoyl-tripeptide--D-alanyl-D-alanine ligase: MIPLSLAEIAALTGGRQHDMTDPDARITGPVVIDSREAGPGTLFAAFAGERADGHDFAADAVASGAVAVLATRPVGVPAVVVDDVPRALGALARHAVRTLGTQVVALTGSSGKTSTKDLIAQLLGRLGPTVWPEGSQNNEIGLPLTALRADETTRHLVLEMGARGIGHIRYLTELTPPRIGVVLNVGTAHIGEFGGREQIAQAKGELVETLPSAEEGGVAVLNADDPFVRAMAARTSARVLFFGEAPEADVRAENVRLSERGTPAFTLHTPTGCGDVTMRLYGEHHVSNALAAAAVAHQLGMSAGDIADALSSADTLSRWRMEVTERADGVTVVNDAYNANPDSMRAALRALSAMGEAAKARGGRTWAVLGEMAELGDDALAEHDAIGRLAVRLNVSKLVAVGGREAAWLDMGAKNEGSWGEESVHVSGTEAAVGLLRGELRAGDVVLVKASRSVGLEKVAAALLADGSREGEGAAR; encoded by the coding sequence ATGATCCCCCTCTCCCTCGCAGAGATCGCCGCCCTCACCGGCGGACGGCAGCACGACATGACGGACCCGGACGCGCGGATCACCGGGCCGGTGGTGATCGACTCCCGGGAAGCGGGCCCCGGCACGCTCTTCGCGGCGTTCGCCGGGGAGCGGGCCGACGGCCACGACTTCGCCGCCGACGCCGTGGCCTCCGGTGCCGTCGCCGTGCTCGCCACCCGCCCGGTCGGTGTTCCGGCTGTCGTCGTCGACGACGTCCCCCGGGCCCTGGGCGCGCTGGCCCGGCACGCCGTGCGGACGCTCGGCACCCAGGTCGTCGCGCTGACCGGGTCCAGCGGCAAGACCAGCACCAAGGATCTGATCGCCCAGCTGCTGGGGCGGCTGGGACCCACGGTGTGGCCGGAAGGCTCGCAGAACAACGAGATCGGTCTGCCGCTGACAGCCCTGCGCGCCGACGAGACCACCCGGCACCTGGTGCTGGAGATGGGCGCCCGCGGTATCGGCCACATCCGCTACCTCACCGAACTGACACCGCCGCGGATCGGGGTGGTGCTCAATGTCGGCACCGCCCACATCGGCGAGTTCGGCGGGCGGGAGCAGATCGCCCAGGCCAAGGGTGAACTGGTGGAGACGCTGCCCTCGGCCGAGGAGGGGGGAGTGGCGGTGCTCAACGCCGACGACCCCTTCGTCCGCGCCATGGCGGCTCGGACGAGCGCGCGGGTGCTGTTCTTCGGTGAGGCCCCGGAAGCGGACGTACGGGCTGAAAACGTGCGGTTGTCGGAACGCGGCACACCAGCCTTCACCCTTCACACACCTACCGGGTGCGGCGATGTGACCATGCGCCTGTACGGTGAGCACCACGTGTCGAACGCGCTCGCCGCGGCGGCCGTCGCCCACCAACTGGGCATGTCCGCTGGGGACATCGCCGATGCGCTCTCCTCCGCTGACACGCTCTCCCGTTGGCGGATGGAGGTCACCGAGCGCGCCGACGGCGTCACGGTCGTCAACGACGCCTACAACGCCAATCCCGACTCCATGCGGGCAGCGCTCCGTGCGCTCTCCGCCATGGGGGAGGCGGCGAAGGCCCGGGGGGGCCGGACCTGGGCGGTGCTGGGCGAGATGGCCGAGCTCGGCGACGACGCGCTCGCCGAGCACGACGCGATCGGACGGCTCGCCGTCCGGCTCAACGTCAGCAAACTCGTGGCAGTCGGAGGCCGGGAGGCCGCCTGGCTCGACATGGGTGCCAAGAACGAGGGTTCGTGGGGTGAGGAGTCGGTGCATGTGTCCGGCACTGAGGCGGCCGTCGGCCTGCTGCGCGGGGAACTGCGCGCGGGAGATGTCGTACTGGTGAAGGCCTCCCGGTCGGTGGGGCTGGAGAAGGTGGCCGCGGCTCTCCTCGCGGACGGGTCGAGGGAGGGTGAGGGCGCCGCCCGATGA
- the mraY gene encoding phospho-N-acetylmuramoyl-pentapeptide-transferase, producing the protein MKQILFSGVIGLFLSLIGTPLLIKLLARRGYGQFIRDDGPRNHHSKRGTPTMGGIAFILATVLAYVLTKLITGEQPSFSGVLVLFLFAGMGLVGFLDDYIKIVKQRSLGLRAKAKMAGQLIVGIAFALLALSFEDARQLTPASTKLSFTQDFGWALPPVLFVVWALFMILAMSNGVNLTDGLDGLATGASVMVFGAYVFICVWEYQESCAHIATAGPGCYEVRDPLDLAVVAAALMGACFGFLWWNTSPAKIFMGDTGSLALGGALAGLAICSRTELLLAILGGLFVLITMSVVIQVGSFRLTGKRVFKMAPLQHHFELKGWSEVLVVVRFWIIQGMCAIVGVGIFYAGWAASK; encoded by the coding sequence ATGAAGCAGATCCTCTTCTCCGGGGTCATCGGCCTCTTCCTGTCCCTGATCGGGACTCCGCTGCTGATCAAGCTGCTCGCCAGACGGGGCTACGGCCAGTTCATCCGCGACGACGGCCCGCGCAACCACCACAGCAAGCGCGGTACCCCCACGATGGGCGGTATCGCCTTCATCCTGGCGACGGTGCTCGCCTACGTGCTGACCAAGCTCATCACGGGGGAGCAGCCCAGCTTCTCCGGTGTGCTGGTGCTCTTCCTGTTCGCCGGGATGGGCCTGGTCGGCTTCCTCGACGACTACATCAAGATCGTCAAGCAGCGGAGCCTCGGGCTGCGCGCGAAGGCGAAGATGGCCGGCCAGCTCATCGTCGGTATCGCCTTCGCCCTCCTCGCACTCAGTTTCGAGGACGCCCGGCAGCTCACTCCGGCCTCCACCAAGCTCTCCTTCACCCAGGACTTCGGCTGGGCACTGCCACCGGTGCTGTTCGTGGTCTGGGCACTGTTCATGATCCTGGCCATGTCCAACGGCGTGAACCTCACCGACGGCCTCGACGGCCTGGCGACCGGCGCCTCGGTGATGGTCTTCGGCGCCTACGTGTTCATCTGCGTCTGGGAGTACCAGGAGTCCTGCGCGCACATCGCCACGGCCGGACCCGGCTGCTACGAGGTCCGCGATCCACTCGACCTGGCCGTGGTCGCGGCCGCGCTGATGGGTGCCTGCTTCGGCTTCCTGTGGTGGAACACCTCGCCGGCGAAGATCTTCATGGGCGACACCGGCTCGCTGGCCCTGGGCGGCGCGCTGGCCGGGCTCGCGATCTGCTCGCGCACCGAGCTGCTGCTGGCGATCCTCGGCGGCCTGTTCGTGCTGATCACCATGTCCGTGGTGATCCAGGTCGGGTCCTTCCGGCTCACCGGGAAGCGGGTCTTCAAGATGGCTCCGCTCCAGCACCACTTCGAACTCAAGGGGTGGTCCGAAGTCCTTGTGGTGGTGCGGTTCTGGATCATCCAGGGCATGTGCGCCATCGTCGGTGTCGGCATCTTCTACGCGGGCTGGGCGGCGAGCAAGTGA
- a CDS encoding UDP-N-acetylmuramoyl-L-alanyl-D-glutamate--2,6-diaminopimelate ligase, which translates to MPQADQTSPESFPGPPRPARVAPVPLAELARLLGADASATGPGDAPRGGGAADAGVSVTGITHDSRAVRPGDVYAALPGARLHGADFVEQAQSLGAAAVLTDPGGTARAEATGLPVLTVPDPRGRMGELAATIYGAPGDDLLQIGITGTSGKTTTAYLVDGGLRKAAEKGEPRTAGAVDGGGLTGLIGTVESRIGDERIKSERTTPEATDLQALFGVMRERGVGSVTMEVSSHALVLGRVDGCVFDVAVFNNLSPEHLDFHPDMEDYFQAKRQLFTPERSRAAVVNFDDEYGFRLLTELRGEGFPVTTFSAEGHPDADWRARDVEVGPLGSTFTAVGPDGREVLAAAPLAGPFNVANALAALTALVVAGIDPSTAAEGIGTVPGVPGRLQRVDAGQDYLAIVDYAHKPDAVESVLYAVRKVTEGAVHAVLGCGGDRDPHKRPGMGAALARLSDTAVLTSDNPRSEDPLAILATMLSGASEVPAYERGTVLLEEDRAAAIRAAVGRAGPGDTVLVLGKGHEQGQDIAGVVRPFDDVQVLHDAIRARAAEQAAAAPAAPPSPSPVSASDPLSSSSPSAAQHRTDNQKR; encoded by the coding sequence GTGCCACAAGCTGATCAGACCTCCCCCGAGTCCTTCCCCGGGCCGCCCCGGCCCGCACGGGTCGCACCCGTTCCGCTCGCGGAGCTGGCCCGACTGCTGGGCGCCGACGCGTCCGCCACCGGTCCCGGCGATGCGCCGCGAGGGGGCGGAGCGGCGGACGCCGGCGTGTCCGTCACCGGCATCACCCACGACTCGCGCGCCGTGCGCCCGGGCGACGTCTACGCCGCGCTGCCCGGCGCCCGGCTGCACGGCGCCGACTTCGTCGAGCAGGCCCAGAGCCTGGGTGCCGCGGCGGTGCTGACCGACCCCGGGGGAACGGCACGGGCCGAGGCCACCGGGCTGCCGGTGCTGACGGTCCCCGACCCGCGCGGCCGGATGGGGGAGCTGGCCGCCACCATCTACGGCGCTCCCGGCGACGATCTGCTCCAGATCGGCATCACCGGCACCTCCGGCAAGACGACGACCGCGTACCTGGTGGACGGCGGGCTGCGCAAGGCCGCCGAGAAGGGCGAGCCGCGCACCGCGGGCGCCGTGGACGGCGGCGGGCTGACCGGGCTGATCGGCACGGTCGAGTCGCGGATCGGCGACGAGCGGATCAAGTCGGAGCGCACCACGCCCGAAGCCACCGACCTGCAGGCGCTGTTCGGCGTGATGCGCGAGCGTGGCGTCGGCTCGGTGACGATGGAGGTCTCCAGCCACGCGCTGGTCCTCGGCCGGGTCGACGGCTGCGTCTTCGACGTCGCGGTGTTCAACAACCTCAGCCCCGAACACCTCGACTTCCACCCGGACATGGAGGACTACTTCCAGGCCAAGCGGCAGCTCTTCACCCCGGAGCGCTCGCGGGCCGCGGTGGTCAACTTCGACGACGAGTACGGCTTCCGGCTGCTGACCGAACTGCGCGGCGAGGGCTTCCCCGTCACCACCTTCTCCGCCGAGGGCCACCCGGACGCGGACTGGCGGGCCCGGGACGTGGAGGTCGGCCCGCTCGGCTCCACGTTCACCGCGGTGGGACCCGACGGACGGGAAGTACTGGCCGCCGCGCCGCTCGCGGGACCCTTCAACGTGGCCAACGCGCTGGCCGCGCTCACCGCGCTGGTCGTCGCCGGGATCGACCCGAGCACGGCCGCCGAGGGCATCGGCACCGTCCCCGGCGTCCCCGGCCGGCTGCAGCGGGTGGACGCCGGGCAGGACTACCTGGCCATCGTCGACTACGCACACAAGCCGGACGCCGTGGAGTCGGTGCTCTACGCCGTCCGCAAGGTCACCGAGGGCGCCGTGCACGCCGTCCTGGGCTGCGGCGGCGACCGCGACCCGCACAAGCGGCCCGGCATGGGAGCGGCGCTCGCCCGGCTGTCCGACACGGCGGTGCTCACCTCCGACAATCCGCGCTCGGAGGATCCGCTCGCGATCCTGGCCACCATGCTCAGCGGTGCCTCCGAGGTGCCCGCCTACGAGCGCGGCACGGTGCTCCTGGAGGAGGACCGCGCCGCCGCGATCCGGGCCGCCGTCGGCCGGGCCGGACCCGGCGACACCGTCCTCGTCCTGGGCAAGGGCCACGAGCAGGGCCAGGACATCGCCGGAGTGGTGCGCCCCTTCGACGACGTCCAGGTGCTGCACGACGCCATCCGCGCCCGGGCGGCCGAGCAGGCGGCGGCCGCCCCGGCGGCACCGCCGTCCCCGTCCCCTGTGTCCGCCTCCGACCCCCTGTCTTCTTCGTCCCCTTCCGCCGCGCAGCACCGGACAGACAACCAGAAGCGATGA